From a region of the Hippopotamus amphibius kiboko isolate mHipAmp2 chromosome 3, mHipAmp2.hap2, whole genome shotgun sequence genome:
- the LOC130848083 gene encoding cAMP-responsive element modulator-like: MSKCGRKKIYQDKSKVSVAGSGTGRGSPAVTLVQLPSGQTVHVQRVIQTPQPSVIQSPQIQTAQVATIVETDESAESEGVIDSHKRREILSRRPSYRRILNELSSDVPGVSKIEEEKSEEEGTPPNIAAMAVPTSIYQTSTGQYSMYAVIPYDIVLAVSLSPFFEAARVLALNCPILKCITMPKLCIIV; the protein is encoded by the coding sequence ATGAGCAAATgtggcaggaaaaaaatatatcaagacAAATCTAAGGTTTCTGTCGCTGGATCAGGCACCGGAAGAGGCTCCCCAGCTGTAACTCTAGTACAGTTACCTTCAGGCCAAACTGTACACGTGCAGAGAGTAATTCAGACACCACAGCCATCGGTGATCCAGTCACCACAAATACAGACTGCTCAGGTAGCAACAATTGTAGAGACAGATGAGTCTGCAGAGTCAGAAGGTGTAATCGATTCTCATAAACGTAGAGAAATCCTTTCACGAAGACCCTCTTACAGAAGAATACTGAATGAACTTTCCTCTGATGTGCCTGGTGTTTCCaagattgaagaagaaaaatcagaggaAGAAGGAACGCCACCTAATATCGCTGCTATGGCAGTACCGACTAGCATATATCAGACTAGCACGGGGCAATACAGTATGTATGCTGTGATTCCATATGACATAGTGCTAGCTGTaagtctctctcctttctttgaaGCAGCTCGGGTTTTGGCACTAAACTGTcccattttaaaatgcatcacaATGCCTAAACTGTGTATCATAGTGTGA